The Aedes aegypti strain LVP_AGWG chromosome 3, AaegL5.0 Primary Assembly, whole genome shotgun sequence genome contains a region encoding:
- the LOC110678100 gene encoding uncharacterized protein LOC110678100: protein MDENSTPDESWTQQPCKTVGRSKTYSEAEDIVNRLEMVTDSEDAQDMTQGTRGKPARKKTKFEAKSYNLAPPLIKRVMVKSTPPTIESTFQETVSATISNPQVSPTSPTNLVEIPGKSYREKLSAPDPTFTPQPFALEDTNPPRNLLESVYRLETHPTQPQQQALLPKSIPSPQELVFPKPSIAGPGHPSGIGNSENSNMSSQSHILSGSDGKQYFSLGNGCYMEVILPETNADETLIGNEPRYSSLDPTNLKPEKCDDDSYDDGMENSDIVSQLKTLTSRVEAVEARLDQLLVFMANIEKFITTRSAASASKEQKREPEDFGEFKKLCPILSEDQLQMVEHNLKNKPFADKFFRFFESEYNLNGKRDGRAFMKTILRRIVAPTILLPFSWKGNSRRTTDAVPFVVIL, encoded by the exons ATACAGTGAAGCTGAAGATATAGTCAACAGACTAGAAATGGTCACGGATTCCGAGGATGCCCAGGATATGACGCAGGGAACCCGTGGAAAACCTGCCAGAAAGAAAACGAAATTTGAGGCCAAATCTTACAATTTGGCACCGCCGCTGATCAAGAGAGTTATG GTGAAATCTACTCCACCAACCATTGAAAGCACATTTCAAGAGACTGTGTCTGCGACGATAAGCAACCCGCAAGTATCACCAACATCCCCTACCAATCTtgttgaaatccctggaaaatcttACCGGGAAAAGCTAAGTGCTCCTGATCCAACATTCACTCCTCAACCGTTTGCATTGGAAGACACGAATCCTCCACGAAATCTCCTGGAATCCGTCTATCGCCTCGAAACACATCCAACTCAGCCACAGCAGCAAGCATTGCTGCCAAAATCCATCCCATCACCACAGGAGCTCGTCTTTCCGAAGCCTTCTATCGCTGGTCCAGGCCATCCATCGGGAATTGGAAATTCCGAG AACAGTAACATGTCTTCACAAAGTCACATTCTGTCCGGAAGTGAcggaaaacaatacttttcattgGGGAACGGCTGCTACATGGAAGTTATTCTTCCAGAAACGAATGCAGATGAAACTTTGATTGGTAATGAACCGAGATATAGCTCACTGGACCCTACTAATCTCAAACCTGAGAAATGTGATGATGATTCCTACGACGACGGCATGGAAAATAGTGATATCGTCAGCCAGTTGAAAACTCTGACTTCAAGGGTTGAAGCAGTCGAAGCACGGTTGGATCAGTTGCTGGTATTCATGGCCAATATTGAGAAATTTATCACAACCAGGTCTGCAGCGTCAGCTTCCAAAGAACAGAAGCGCGAGCCGGAAGACTTCGGCGAGTTTAAAAAATTGTGCCCCATTTTAAGTGAAGATCAACTTCAAATGGTTGAGCACAATTTGAAAAACAAGCCATTCGCGGACAAGTTCTTCCGGTTCTTCGAGTCGGAATACAACCTTAACGGCAAACGTGACGGAAGAGCGTTCATGAAAACCATACTTCGCAGGATTGTGGCACCGACAATTTTGCTTCCATTCTCCTGGAaaggaaactccagaagaacCACAGACGCTGTGCCCTTTGTTGTAATCTTGTAA